The Cryptococcus neoformans var. neoformans B-3501A chromosome 4, whole genome shotgun sequence genome has a window encoding:
- a CDS encoding 40S ribosomal protein S24 (Match to EST gb|CF187021.1|CF187021; HMMPfam hit to Ribosomal_S24e, Ribosomal protein S24e, score: 128.8, E(): 1.2e-35) → MNKLRETPEVAGFLPSFKSSLVFLLHPSNLKRRILPSMDPEGPVTLRTSKFITNRLLNRRQFVLTVFHPTRPNVSRSELSEKLGALYKTDKERVVVFGLKTKFGGGSSTGFGLIYDDEDSQKKFEPKHRLVRSNLAEKVVKPSRKLRKERKNRSKKLRGKARSKAGEPAKKK, encoded by the exons ATGAACAAACTCCGTGAAACTCCGGAG GTCGCTGGATTTCTGCCTAGCTTCAAGTCTTCtctcgtctttcttctccatccatcaaaCTTAAAAAGGAGGATTTTGCCCAGCATG GACCCCGAAGGCCCCGTCACCCTCCGAACTTCCAAGTTCATCACCAACCGTCTCCTCAACCGACGACAGTTTGTCCTCACTGTCTTCCACCCCACTCGCCCCAACGTCTCTCGTTCTGAGCTCTCTGAGAAGCTTGGTGCCCTTTACAAGACCGACAAGGAGCGTGTCGTCGTCTTCGGTCTCAAGACCAAGTTCGGTGGCGGCTCATCTACCGGTTTCGGTTTGATctacgatgatgaggactcTCAGAAGAAGTTTGAGCCCAAGCACAGGCTCGTGAGG TCCAACCTTGCCGAGAAGGTCGTCAAGCCTTCCAGGAAGCTTCGtaaggagaggaagaaccGATCGAAGAAG CTCCGCGGAAAGGCTCGTTCTAAGGCCGGCGAGCCCGCTAAGAAGAAGTAA
- a CDS encoding hypothetical protein (Match to ESTs gb|CF185139.1|CF185139, gb|CF194248.1|CF194248, gb|CF194247.1|CF194247), which produces MPPSVILDCYQHSYFDFPHYLAKNNYRLYMMLLGTLAHLALTITCGYSLTVPQAHRETLEEAAVNTKKLIEDVTVGTMSSVFPNGTDNGGRPFAMMEYHAPCHPPPSLTFLLLPISLSTHNIMASSSHYASYSVAMPHKDEWSPMSLSRVAFIGNMTFLPDISKEEKAELEKCYLSYHPDAKYWLPGASNSPHSSVWAKLDADDIYYVGGFGDTHYIGHIPIDLYTKVGEADEGNGQGQSEQVLSGYSVFRNGVSLLLKNIF; this is translated from the exons ATGCCTCCTTCAGTTATATTAGACTGTTACCAGCATTCTTATTTTGACTTCCCGCACTACCTTGCGAAGAACAACTATAGATTGTACATGATGCTGCTCGGCACCTTGGCGCACCTAGCGCTCACCATTACTTGCGGTTACAGTCTCACAGTACCTCAGGCTCATCGAGAAACccttgaagaagcag CCGTCAACACAAAGAAGCTCATCGAAGATGTTACTGTGGGAACTATGTCCAGCGTCTTTCCCAATGGAACTGATAACGGTG GACGACCCTTTGCTATGATGGAG TACCATGCTCCATGTCATCCGCCGCCATCACTCACATTTCTCCTGCTCCCTATTTCGCTCTCTACTCACAATATCATGGCTTCAAGCTCTCATTACGCTAGTTACTCTGTGGCGATGCCGCATAAGGATGAGTGGTCCCCCATGAGTTTATCTCGAGTGGCTTTCATTGGA AATATGACTTTCCTTCCAGATATCtccaaagaagagaaggcggAGCTAGAGAAATGCTACCTCAGTTACCACCCTGACGCCAAATATTGGCTTCCAGGGGCATCAAATTCTCCTCATTCATCTGTATGGGCCAAACTAGATGCGGACGACATTTACTATGTTGGAGGATTCGGGGA CACTCATTATATTGGACACATTCCTATCGATCTGTATACCAAAGTCGGAGAAGCAGATGAAGGTAACGGTCAGGGACAGAGCGAGCAAGTCCTTAGTGGTTACAGCGTTTTCAGGAACGGGGTATCATTGCTGTTGAAGAACATCTTTTGA